The window TCGTTCGGCGTCCCCGCCGTAACGACGACGGCTGGCGATTTCGGAACGCTCGTCGAGGAGTCGGAAGCGGGGCTGGTCGTTCCACCGGGAGACGTCGGCGCATTGGCCGACGCGCTCGTACAACTCCTTGATGACGACAAAAAACGGGCGCGAATGGCCG of the Haladaptatus cibarius D43 genome contains:
- a CDS encoding glycosyltransferase; this encodes SFGVPAVTTTAGDFGTLVEESEAGLVVPPGDVGALADALVQLLDDDKKRARMADNSAAMAERLSWDTIAQEHREMYESLY